The Oryza glaberrima chromosome 9, OglaRS2, whole genome shotgun sequence genome includes a window with the following:
- the LOC127785208 gene encoding uncharacterized protein LOC127785208 gives MAPAAARWLRREVFVGLALGQFVSLLITSTGFSSSELARRGVNAPTSQSLLNYVLLALVYGGILIYRGQHLTIKWYYFLILGIVDVEANYIVVKAYQYTSLTSVMLIDCWAIPCVILLTWVFLKTKYGLRKFIGVVICVAGIILVVFSDVHASDRAKGPNPLKGDLFVIAGAMLYAVSNVTEEYFVKKSSRIEVMAMLGVFGAVISGIQISILERQELRSTEWNAGAILPFIGFAVAMFLFYSTVPIILKICGATMLNLSLLTSDMWAVLIRIFAYHEKVDWMYFVAFAGTAAGLVIYSYKGSKKVAEETAQVAGATDEEAATRVAGAGDDEPASTNKEVSSLAATTSR, from the exons atggcgccggcggcggcgaggtggctgcGGCGGGAGGTGTTCGTGGGGCTCGCGCTGGGGCAGTTCGTCTCGCTGCTCATCACCTCCAccggcttctcctcctccgagcTCGCCCGCCGAG GCGTCAACGCGCCAACTTCGCAGTCTCTGCTGAATTACGTCCTTCTTGCGCTTGTTTATGGTGGGATACTGATCTACAGAGGGCAACACCTGACG ATTAAATGGTACTACTTCTTGATCCTTGGCATCGTTGATGTAGAAGCTAACTATATTG TTGTGAAGGCTTATCAGTATACATCCTTAACGAGTGTGATGCTCATCGATTGCTGGGCGATCCCGTGTGTCATTCTCCTCACTTGGGTCTTCTTGAAGACAAAGTATGGATTGAGGAAGTTCATCGGTGTTGTGATTTGTGTGGCTGGCATTATATTGGTAGTATTTTCTGATGTCCATGCCTCTGATAGAGCAA AAGGACCCAACCCCTTGAAAGGTGATTTGTTTGTCATTGCTGGGGCCATGCTTTATGCTGTCAGTAATGTTACCGAG GAGTACTTTGTCAAGAAAAGCAGCAGAATTGAGGTGATGGCAATGCTGGGCGTTTTTGGAGCAGTTATAAGTGGTATACAAAT CAGCATACTTGAACGACAAGAACTTCGGTCAACCGAATGGAATGCTGGTGCG atTCTACCTTTCATTGGATTTGCGGTAGCAATGTTCTTGTTCTACTCAACAGTACCGATTATATTGAAG ATATGTGGTGCAACTATGCTCAATCTCTCCCTTTTGACCTCGGACATGTGGGCTGTTCTAATCCGTATATTCGCTTACCATGAGAAG GTTGATTGGATGTATTTCGTTGCTTTTGCTGGCACGGCAGCTGGCCTTGTCATCTACTCATACAA GGGCTCCAAGAAGGTGGCGGAGGAGACGGCGCAGGTCGCCGGCGCGACGGACGAGGAGGCCGCGACGCGagttgccggcgccggagacgatGAGCCAGCCTCCACCAACAAGGAGGTCTCCTCGTTGGCTGCTACTACCTCAAGGTAG